A stretch of the Ascaphus truei isolate aAscTru1 chromosome 4, aAscTru1.hap1, whole genome shotgun sequence genome encodes the following:
- the LOC142493138 gene encoding uncharacterized protein LOC142493138 — MELKEYKELEDKVILRIEKLDRETKLNKQIKFARDKKDYHENKQRNWKREQVTVPTDNVEGVINTAPPVIKTSKVSHKNSNSKHAQSKKNETKTDKKDTKDLKNPENSHTRYESFRSQTSEGDQTCRKYRERSPLWRSNEREDRDGESNKRFVPPFFRATQRSQALLRSQEREQERVARTQGVRKKKITSRRLRGKRGGTRKQKKNKCRQRLVKKQNIFNLSDHKLSDVETKVLEKGLTFAQVQGPNMFKTFIDVHKYVRKLTLKKYFIKDAVTRAVNMDTASTNAVKSPLTAFKKSSTFYPKMCKGKFIDTFADMVIGDLENLSQDFKCKKQNMTTNEKEAVKSLSNNHQIVIKPADKGGGIVVMNRDYYQEESQRILSDGETYQTLKNNPTKEYGIQLSEWLAKGYDTGIISKKELESLLIEQPKTPLFYFIPKIHKNPLKPPGRPIISGVGSLTSNLSQFVDHLLQKYVVEIPSHLKDTSHVLRTIEDLTWEEDLIWVTCDVVSLYTIIDHEKGLKAIEWVLNKDTNMESSVKIFIIEAIRYILTHNYFSHDGCYYLQTCGTAMGTRFAPSYANIFMGMWEENYILNHNPYGANLVLWKRYIDDVLCVWKGTKEDLEAFKEHLNTNDYNIQFTFSTSPQSINFLDLTLYTVNNEIHTKTYYKEVNANSYVLASSHHHPHWLKNIPKLQALRVKRNCSQLEVYKEQIEDVGNKFKDRKYNGKVVKNAIEQANNTERASLIHPVKKVAANANKVFLPFITQFNGMSREISKVFNKHWGILQRDPILQSILPDKPQIVYKKAQNLKSQLAPSCPKKHQGLGQTMCLKELKGYFPCKKCIGCSYGSKCKEFKSNVTGKSFEIRSFINCKSNFCIYLLECPCKLQYVGRTGRPLKRRFVEHVYNIKNGLETHSVSNHFKLHHNQSPEGLTCIGIDCPKVGIRGGDRLQRVSQQETFWIYTLKTLSPKGLNIDFDLASFL; from the coding sequence ATGGAACTAAAGGAATATAAGGAACTAGAGGACAAAGTGATTTTAAGAATAGAAAAATTGGATAGAGAAACCAAATTGAATAAGCAAATTAAATTTGCAAGAGACAAAAAAGATTATCACGAAAATAAACAACGTAACTGGAAAAGAGAACAGGTGACAGTCCCAACAGATAATGTAGAAGGAGTAATTAATACAGCACCACCGGTAATTAAAACAAGTAAAGTGTCTCATAAAAACTCCAATTCTAAACATGCTCAAAGTAAGAAGAATGAGACAAAGACAGATAAAAAAGATACAAAAGATCTGAAGAACCCAGAAAACAGTCATACAAGATATGAATCATTTAGATCACAGACATCTGAGGGAGATCAAACTTGTAGAAAATATAGGGAGAGATCACCACTATGGAGATCAAATGAAAGAGAAGATAGAGATGGAGAAAGTAATAAAAGATTTGTTCCTCCTTTTTTTAGAGCAACGCAGAGGTCACAAGCCCTTTTacgaagccaggagagagagcaggagagagtggCAAGGACCCAGGGAGTTAGAAAGAAAAAGATCACGAGCAGACGtctcagaggaaagagaggaggaacaagaaaacagaaaaagaacaAATGCAGGCAGAGATTGGTAAAAAAACAGAATATCTTTAATCTTAGTGATCACAAACTTTCAGATGTTGAGACAAAAGTATTAGAAAAGGGACTCACTTTTGCTCAAGTCCAGGGACCTAAcatgtttaaaacatttattgatGTACATAAATATGTTAGGAAGTTAACACTAAAGAAGTATTTTATCAAAGATGCAGTCACTAGAGCTGTTAACATGGACACAGCAAGTACAAACGCAGTGAAGTCCCCATTGACTGCATTTAAGAAAAGTTCAACATTTTACCCTAAGATGTGTAAAGGGAAGTTTATAGACACCTTTGCGGACATGGTCATAGGAGACTTAGAAAACTTGAGCCAAGACttcaaatgtaaaaaacaaaatatgACCACAAATGAGAAGGAAGCAGTAAAATCATTATCAAATAATCATCAGATAGTGATCAAGCCAGCTGATAAAGGTGGTGGGATAGTAGTCATGAACAGGGACTACTATCAGGAAGAATCCCAACGAATATTAAGTGATGGGGAAACCTATCAAACACTTAAAAATAACCCCACAAAGGAATATGGTATTCAGTTATCTGAATGGCTGGCAAAAGGGTATGATACGGGTATTATCAGTAAAAAAGAGTTGGAGTCCTTATTGATAGAACAACCTAAAACACCACTCTTCTATTTTATCCCGAAGATCCACAAAAATCCCTTGAAacccccaggtagacctatcATCTCAGGGGTAGGGTCCCTAACATCCAACCTATCTCAATTTGTGGATCATCTATTACAGAAGTATGTGGTAGAAATACCATCACATCTCAAGGACACGTCGCATGTGTTACGAACCATTGAAGATCTAACATGGGAAGAAGATCTGATTTGGGTCACATGCGACGTGGTGTCCCTTTACACTATTATAGACCATGAAAAGGGTCTGAAGGCCATAGAGTGGGTTTTGAATAAAGATACCAACATGGAATCTTCAGTTAAAATATTCATTATAGAAGCCATCAGGTATATACTCACCCACAATTATTTCTCTCATGATGGCTGCTATTACCTCCAGACGTGTGGCACcgcgatgggtaccaggtttgcaccaagttatgctaacatttttatgggcatgtgggaagaaAATTACATCCTTAACCACAacccatatggtgcaaacctggtactctggaaacgctacatcgatgatgtgctatgCGTCTGGAAGGGCACTAAAGAAGATTTAGAGGCCTTCAAAGAACATCTTAATACAAACGACTATAATATACAATTCACGTTTAGTACTAGTCCACAGTCTATAAACTTCCTGGATCTAACCCTCTACACTGTTAATAATGAGATACACACAAAAACTTATTACAAAGAGGTGAATGCCAACTCCTATGTCTTGGCATCCAGCCACCACCATCCCCATTggttaaaaaatatcccaaaattacAAGCGCTTAGGGTAAAAAGAAACTGTTCACAATTGGAAGTGTATAAGGAACAAATTGAGGACGTGGGTAATAAGTTTAAAGATAGGAAATACAATGGGAAAGTTGTTAAAAATGCTATTGAGCAAGCTAACAACACAGAAAGGGCTTCCTTGATCCATCCGGTTAAAAAAGTAGCTGCTAATGCAAATAAAGTATTTCTCCCTTTCATCACACAATTTAACGGTATGTCTAGGGAGATATCCAAAGTGTTTAATAAACACTGGGGGATCCTACAAAGAGATCCTATTCTACAATCCATATTACCTGACAAACCGCAAATTGTGTATAAAAAAGCTCAAAACTTAAAATCCCAGCTGGCCCCTAGTTGCCCTAAGAAACATCAAGGATTGGGACAAACAATGTGTTTAAAAGAACTTAAAGGTTATTTTCCCTGTAAGAAGTGCATTGGTTGTAGTTATGGATCAAAATGTAAAGAATTCAAATCCAATGTAACCGGTAAAAGTTTTGAAATCCgttcatttattaattgcaaatcTAATTTCTGTATTTACCTTTTAGAATGTCCCTGTaaattacaatatgtgggcaggacgGGGAGACCACTGAAACGAAGATTTGTCGaacatgtgtacaatattaaaaatggtttggaAACACACAGTGTTTCCAACCATTTTAAATTGCACCATAATCAATCACCAGAGGGGCTCACATGTATCGGCATAGATTGCCCCAAGGTGGGTatcagagggggtgatagactaCAGAGGGTTTCACagcaagaaaccttctggatctatactctCAAGACCCTCTCCCCGAAAGGGTTAAACATCGATTTTGATTTAGCATCATTCCTTTGA